DNA from Rutidosis leptorrhynchoides isolate AG116_Rl617_1_P2 unplaced genomic scaffold, CSIRO_AGI_Rlap_v1 contig152, whole genome shotgun sequence:
TGTTTTTCAAGACAGTCAAGATtctaacaacaacaacatacctGTAAATTCAAGAGAAGCTGATGTTTTTTCTTTTACTCCTGCTCCAACTTTTACTCCAGCATAATATGCTCATCTTATGAAGTTGATTTCTGGTGAATCCTCTCCTGCTGCCATGGCTAATGCTATGTCCATTCCTTTTGTTGCATCTTCACATGTTGTTAGTTCCTCATCTCAAAGTACAGGTCCTTCCACTTCCAACTCAGGTACTGTTTTTGATAGAacctggattgttgatagtggtgccaTAAATCATATGACATTCTGTGCTAATGGTTTGCATAGTGTTTCATCATTATCAAATCATGTTCATATGCCAAATGGAAATCATGCATCAATAAATCATACAGGAAATCTCAGTATCTCACCAAATCTCTCTCTGAAAAAATATTTTGCTTGTTCTTAGTTTCAAACACCAATATGTTAAGTGTTCATAAGCTAGAAAAAAGATTCAATTGCTTTGTTTCATTTTATCCCGAATTTTATCTCATGCAGGACATCTCAACTAGGATGGTACAAGGGAAACAAGGCTTATACTATCTACCATCAAAGATCACTCAGCATACTGCACCATCTCATGTTATCAATCATAGTTTTGTATCTCTAGATAGTAATTTTCAGCTGTGGCATCATAGATTAGGTCATATCAGTAATAATTCTTTGTCTACTCTACTTAATTCTCAGCAGTTCTCTATAAATAAAAGTGATCTTTCTTAATGATCTTGTTTGTGCTAAGGCTAAGCAACACAAAAACATTCAAAAATAGTACTACTACATATGTGTCTGTATTTGATCTTATACATATGGATATTTAGGGTTCCTATAAAGTTCTAACACATCAAGGTCACAGATACTTTCTGACAGTGGTAGATGACTATTCTAGGTTTACTTGGCTGTTTCTTATGCAATCTAAAATTGACACTTTTAGGTTCATAAAACAATTCGTACAGTTTGTTAAAACACAGTTTCACAAAACAGTCAAGATAGTCAGAACAAATAATGGTACTGAATTTGTGAATCATCAATGCCATGATTTGTTTACTACTAATGGCATCATGCATCAAAAATCATGTCCATATaatcctcaacagaatggtgttattGAAAGAAAACATAGGCATATTCTAGAGGTTGCTAGAGCACTCAGATTTCAGTCTTCTATGCCTATTAGGTTTTGGGGTGAGTGTATTTTGACTGTTGTCTATCTCATTAACAGGACTCCCTTATAGCCTATTAAAAATCATACACCATACTACAGACTATATAATAAGCAGCCAGACTTAACATATTTCAGGGTTTTTGGCTGCTTAGTCTATGCTAGACTACCATTGATTACTGATAAGTTTGCTTCTAGATCAGATTTATGTGTATTTATAGGATATCCTATAGGACATATAGGTTATATTCTGTATAACATGGCTAGAAAGGTTTTTTGATCAATAGGGATATTACCTTTCATGAGTCTGTATTTTCTTTTGCTACTATATCTTTTAAAATAATCACTCATTATCATATTTCTTCACTCATTGATCATGATTCTGCTACATATCCATTACTATCTCTTGAGTTGCATGAGTCAGTCCAAATACCTGCTGCTTTACCTGCTCCAGTTCCTGCTGCTCCAGTTCCTGCAAGGGTTAGGCCAGCCAGAAGTGTTAAACCACAAGTTTGGATGAAGGATTATTCAACTGCTTGTGCTTATCCTATTCAAGATTCTATTCAGTATTCTAAGCTCATGCCAGCATATCAGTCTTATATTGCTAAGATAGACAGTATTCTTGAGCCTGTTTTCTACACAAAAAACTGCAAAGGATTCTAGATGGGTTGATGCTAAGAAATCAGAGTTGCTAGCATTGCAGAACAATCATACATGGGATATAGTACCACTACCTACTTCTAAAAAGCTAATTGGCTGCAAATGGGTGTTTAGGGTGAAATACCATGCTAATGGTGAGGTGGACAGGTATAAGGCTAGACTGGTAGCCAAAGGCTTCAAGCAGAAAACTGGTGTTGATTATAAGGAAACCTTTTCATTTGTTGTCAAGATGGTGACAGTCAGGAGTGTTGTTACATTGGCTGCTACATTCAATTGGCCACCTCTATCAAATGGATGTCTACAATGCTTTTCTACAAGGAGATTTAGAGGAAGAAATTTTTATGACTATTCTTGAAGGACTTGGTAATTTAGGAGGGGACAACATGGTCTGCAAATTGCACAAGTCATTATATGGCTTAAAACATGCAACAAGACAGGGGAATCACAAAGATAACAAATGCTCTCACACAAGCTGGATACTCATAGAGTAAATATGATTACTCTTTGTTCACTAAGCAAGATGGTGGAAAGATAGTAATAATTCTCATTTATGTAGATGACCGGTTGATAACTGGAAATGATGCATTCATGATTGATCAGCTGAAATAGACACTGCACAGGCATTTCAAACTCAAAGATTTGGGTGTTATGAAGTATTTTTTGGGAATGGAGGTGAGTAGATCAGATGATGGGATAGTGATAAACCAAAGAAAGTATGCATTAGAGCTAATAAATGACATGAGCTTGAGTGGAGCCAGACCAGTCAGTACTCCATTTGAACATAATCTCAAGCTCATAACAAAAGAGTATGATGATTCTGTAGCAAAGCAATCAGAAGGGGTCGATACAGTGAAAGATCCATTGATGAAGAATCCAACAAAATACAAGAGACTGGTAGGGAGGTTGTATTTGACAATTACCAGACCAGCATATATTTTGCAGTCAATCATGTGAGTCAATTCATGAAGCAACCTAAGGAATCTCACTATCAAGCTGCTATCAGAATAGTGAGATACATAAAATCTAATCCTAGAGAAGGGTTATTCATGCCACGAAATAATGAATTAGAGGTGAAAGCTTATTGTGATTCGGATTGGGCGTCGTGCATCATTAATAGAAGATCAGTGACTGGATATTGTGTGAAGTTGGGAAGATTTCATGGAGATCACGAAAACAGAAGACGGTGTCTCGCTCATCTGCTGAGTCAGAGTACAGGGCAATGACTGATACAGTAGCTGAATTGATGTGGTTGAAAGGACTTCTCGTTGAATTGGGAGTGAAAATCGATCAGCCAATGAAGTTGTTCTGTGACAATGAGGCAGCACTTCACACTGCAGCAAATATAGTTTATCACGAGCGAACGAAGCATATTGAGATAGATTGTCACCTGGTTCGAGAGCAATTGCAAAACAAATTGATTCAGGCAATACTTCTGTCGACAACAGAACAGCCAGCAGATATGTTCACCAAGGCTTTGGGAACAATACAACATAATTATTTGAAAGATAAGTTGGGGATGAAAAACATTTTCGGAAGCATTGAATTGAGGAGGGGTGTTGAGGAAGGCAATTCAAAGCTGCCTCCAATGGTCGAAATCGAGAGGAAAGAGGAGATGCAAAACTCACCGTTTTGC
Protein-coding regions in this window:
- the LOC139881427 gene encoding uncharacterized mitochondrial protein AtMg00810-like — protein: MDVYNAFLQGDLEEEIFMTILEGLGNLGGDNMVCKLHKSLYGLKHATRQGNHKDNKCSHTSWILIEHFKLKDLGVMKYFLGMEVSRSDDGIVINQRKYALELINDMSLSGARPVSTPFEHNLKLITKEYDDSVAKQSEGVDTVKDPLMKNPTKYKRLQPKESHYQAAIRIVRYIKSNPREGLFMPRNNELEVKAYCDSDWASCIINRRSVTGYCVKLGRFHGDHENRRRCLAHLLSQSTGQ